From a single Rutidosis leptorrhynchoides isolate AG116_Rl617_1_P2 chromosome 5, CSIRO_AGI_Rlap_v1, whole genome shotgun sequence genomic region:
- the LOC139847525 gene encoding UDP-galactose/UDP-glucose transporter 3 — protein sequence MESHGVGLRRVLQLTFCVAGIWSAYIYQGVLQETVSTKRFGPDKERFEHLAFLNLAQSAVCLIWSFVMIKLWPSGATGRAPWWSYWSAGVTNTIGPAMGIEALKYISYPAQVLAKSSKMIPVMLMGTLVYGIRYTFPEYLCTLLVAGGVSAFALAKTSSKSLSKLAHPNAPLGYGLCFLNLAFDGFTNATQDSISARYPKTGAWDIMLGMNLWGTIYNFVFMFGWPQASGYQAVEFCKQHPEAAWDILYYCLCGAIGQNFIFFTISRFGSLTNTTITTTRKFVSIVVSSLLSGNPLSRKQWGSVVMVFSGLSYQIYLKWQKVQKRKKMV from the exons ATGGAATCTCACGGCGTCGGTTTGCGCCGTGTTCTGCAACTCACATTTTGCGTCGCCGGTATTTGGTCTGCTTATATATATCAAGGCGTTCTTCAAGAGACAGT GTCTACTAAACGATTTGGTCCTGACAAGGAGAGGTTTGAACACCTGGCATTTTTAAACTTGGCACAAAGTGCCGTTTGTCTAATATGGTCATTCGTGA TGATAAAGCTGTGGCCTAGTGGTGCTACTGGACGTGCTCCTTGGTGGAGTTATTGGAGTGCCGGTGTGACAAATACTATCGGTCCCGCTATGGGGATTGAAGCTTTAAAATACATAAGTTATCCTGCTCAG GTCCTGGCAAAATCCTCAAAAATGATTCCGG TGATGCTGATGGGAACACTAGTTTATGGTATAAGATATACATTCCCCGAGTATCTTTGTACTCTTCTTGTAGCCGGTGGTGTGTCTGCATTTGCACTAGCAAAG ACTAGCTCAAAGTCGTTAAGCAAGCTGGCTCATCCTAATGCTCCACTTGGATACGGGTTGTGTTTTCTAAATTTGGCATTTGATGGTTTCACAAATGCAACTCAAGATTCAATCTCAGCAAG GTATCCAAAGACAGGTGCATGGGATATAATGCTAGGGATGAATTTATGGGGTACTATTTACAATTTCGTTTTCATGTTCGGTTGGCCACAAGCAAGTGGTTACCAAGCAGTTGAATTCTGTAAGCAACATCCCGAAGCCGCATGGGATATACTATACTACTGTTTATGTGGTGCAATTGGCCAAAACTTCATATTTTTTACGATTAGCAGATTCGGTTCGTTAACAAACACTACCATTACAACAACCCGAAAGTTTGTGAGCATTGTGGTGTCATCGTTACTTAGTGGCAATCCGTTGTCTAGAAAGCAATGGGGGAGTGTGGTTATGGTGTTTAGTGGATTGTCGTACCAGATTTACCTCAAATGGCAGAAAGTGcagaagaggaagaagatggtttGA
- the LOC139850472 gene encoding transcription factor MYB124-like gives MKKKACDSGNSSDNVGGDLKQKERHIVSWTKEEDDILREQIGVHGTNNWAIIASKFEDKSTRQCRRRWCTYLNSNYKRGGWSPEEDTLLCEAQKKFGNRWTEIAKVVTGRTDNAVKNRFSVICKRRAQDEALNKENSSVDVNTNNKRVMLNNRNNKFENGETLVHPMKTRKHIASTPDDCNLDEGLVKESINTDQQLRRPPLTVLLQKSHKTGTSAAQVHANTNKAPVDETCLKKEDPKIVATAQDDQCDVKPVLSEPIHTSSLKLMDDINIGECDAATNQDILSSCYKFKNDVGGVCPLPNSEFNSPIQVTPLFRSMAQRIPSPQFSESEKSFLLKTLGIKSTTGTSQSPSCKKALLHCL, from the exons ATGAAGAAGAAAGCGTGTGATAGTGGTAATAGTAGTGATAATGTTGGTGGTGATTTGAAGCAAAAGGAGAGGCACATTGTTTCATGGACTAAAGAG GAGGATGATATTTTGAGGGAACAAATCGGTGTTCATGGAACTAATAA TTGGGCGATTATTGCGTCCAAGTTTGAGGATAAAAGTACAAGGCAATGTAGAAGAAG ATGGTGTACTTATTTGAATTCTAATTATAAAAGAGGAGGATGGTCACCTGAGGAAGATACACTTTTATGCGAG GCCCAAAAGAAGTTTGGCAACAGATGGACTGAGATTGCTAAAGTGGTTACAGGCAG GACCGATAATGCTGTTAAGAACCGGTTTTCTGTCATATGTAAAAGGAGAGCACAGGATGAAGCCTTAAATAAAGAAAACAGTTCTGTTGATGTGAACACCAACAACAAAAGAGTCATGTTAAATAACAGAAATAATAAATTTGAAAATGGAGAAACTTTGGTGCATCCTATGAAGACAAG GAAACATATTGCTTCTACACCAGATGATTGTAATCTAGATGAAGGATTGGTTAAGGAAAGCATAAATACGGACCAGCAACTAAGACGACCTCCTTTGACTGTACTTCTGCAGAAGAGCCATAAAACCGGCACTTCAGCTGCCCAGGTTCATGCCAACACTAATAAGGCCCCCGTCGATG AAACATGCTTGAAGAAGGAGGATCCAAAAATCGTTGCAACGGCACAGGATGATCAATGTGATGTTAAACCGGTACTATCTGAACCAATACACACTAGTAGTCTTAAACTTATGGATGATATAAATATTGGAGAATGTGATGCTGCAACAAATCAAG ATATTTTATCATCTTGCTACAAATTCAAAAATGATGTAGGAGGTGTATGTCCCTTACCAAACTCAGAGTTTAATTCACCGATTCAAGTAACCCCATTGTTTAGATCAATGGCACAACGAATTCCAAGCCCACAATTTTCAGAAAGT GAGAAGAGCTTTTTACTGAAAACACTTGGAATAAAATCGACAACTGGAACTTCACAATCCCCATCTTGCAAAAAGGCCCTTCTCCACTGCCTCTAA